In Streptomyces sp. NBC_00683, the DNA window TCCCGTGCAGAAGCATCGCCCTGCCCAGCCCCAGACGCCTGTACTCCGGATGCGTCCCGACCGGTTCGAACTCAACGGTCTTGTTCGCTTCGTCGAGCCACATGATCGTCGAGGATGCCATCGTTCCGTCCGGCGCCTCCACCAGGATGTGCAGGTCGCCGCGATACGCCGCCGTCTGCCGAACGCCCTGGTAGCCCTCGGCCGTGTACGTAGAGGGAGCCCAGGCGTCGAGATGGGCCTGGACCGCGGCCTTCGGCCCGGCCTCGTCGGCGGTGCGGAAGCGGAATCCGTCCGGCAGTACCGGTAGTTCCAGGTCGGTGAGGTCGCGCTGATTGAGCTGGGTCCAGGACCCGGCGTCGCCGAGCGAGGCCGGATCGGTCTCATAGGCGTGCGCTGCCCATCTCTTCAGGGCGAACTCATCGGCGGCGCTCGGCATCACCGTGCGCTCGATGCCCGCCGCCGTCGCGTCGTACCAGTCGATGACCTCGTCGACCAGCCCGGCGTGGTCGGGATGTACCTGGTACACCAGATAGGCGCCGGTGGCGT includes these proteins:
- a CDS encoding GNAT family N-acetyltransferase produces the protein MPDAELVTAADLELMQGLAQRVTVARPDLVNSDATFGELAWNWGKGHAADGASRPHRLWFSGGDLVAWSWAWLPHRARRSDGSVKDATGAYLVYQVHPDHAGLVDEVIDWYDATAAGIERTVMPSAADEFALKRWAAHAYETDPASLGDAGSWTQLNQRDLTDLELPVLPDGFRFRTADEAGPKAAVQAHLDAWAPSTYTAEGYQGVRQTAAYRGDLHILVEAPDGTMASSTIMWLDEANKTVEFEPVGTHPEYRRLGLGRAMLLHGMHLAREAGATRVMVACLGAPGHPQARGLYYGVGFREFSRDVPLIKTRTAG